In Corylus avellana chromosome ca2, CavTom2PMs-1.0, the following proteins share a genomic window:
- the LOC132169189 gene encoding uncharacterized protein LOC132169189, translated as MAEQLEKLWGTISLTEGEKNGIAITEGEIEEARAQGGRCLIGKLWMGKRVNKDALKTVLSRIWRTLGGIIFKELDDNIWLFEFEDVEDLRRVLEGRPWSFDRHILVLKEFDGSTPPSQMAFTHSPFWVQIHDMPLLCMTKGVGTKIGESMGQLEDIDLAGDGVGWGRCLRIRVVIDLSKPLERGRALMLEGKSHWVTCRYEKLPMACFDCGRVIHGEKGCPIPRNTTSNTKAGGREWGVWLRADDGQRRRVGGDESGAGGEKSSKHGDMGDGGAGLHRRNTYMESSGFSGNPSQKSCSNYSPRSGESPSFHHGAAGGTNKKGKEKIGESAGQTAENQGSHAISVPDVGDTNSIEVEGAGNGKKDQDSGPKKKVQMGLSNNMGQSAVDKTLGLHELTPTPTQMDVTPISQPKMNVNPPASLRTWKRKAREGLSKTSTGEAGHQLNKKRKEKTSGDEGATEWGDKRGRMTGVEVGGNNKVRAVAEFQPRHQQ; from the coding sequence ATGGCGGAACAGTTAGAAAAACTATGGGGAACGATATCTCTCACGGAGGGGGAGAAGAATGGGATTGCTATCACTGAGGGAGAGATCGAGGAGGCAAGGGCCCAAGGTGGGCGATGCTTGATAGGGAAACTCTGGATGGGGAAGAGGGTGAACAAGGATGCTCTCAAGACTGTCTTATCGCGAATCTGGCGCACGTTGGGAGGCATAATATTCAAGGAATTGGATGATAATATTTGGCTGTTTGAGTTCGAAGACGTGGAAGACCTGCGGCGAGTTCTGGAAGGTAGGCCATGGTCCTTTGACAGGCATATTCTTGTCCTTAAAGAATTTGACGGAAGCACGCCTCCATCACAGATGGCTTTCACGCACTCCCCTTTTTGGGTGCAAATACATGACATGCCATTACTATGCATGACTAAAGGCGTCGGTACCAAAATAGGAGAATCAATGGGGCAGTTAGAGGACATTGATCTGGCGGGGGACGGGGTTGGATGGGGTCGGTGCCTGCGAATCCGAGTGGTCATTGATTTATCCAAACCTCTGGAGCGGGGACGTGCCCTCATGTTGGAAGGAAAATCCCACTGGGTAACCTGCAGATACGAGAAGCTGCCCATGGCTTGTTTTGACTGTGGCAGGGTCATTCATGGTGAGAAGGGATGCCCTATACCACGGAACACAACATCAAATACTAAGGCGGGAGGGAGAGAGTGGGGCGTGTGGCTCCGGGCCGACGATGGGCAACGAAGAAGAGTCGGGGGTGATGAATCTGGTGCCGGTGGGGAGAAATCCAGCAAGCATGGCGACATGGGGGATGGCGGCGCTGGGTTGCATCGCAGAAACACGTACATGGAATCCTCCGGATTTTCTGGAAATCCTAGCCAAAAATCGTGCTCCAATTATAGCCCCAGAAGCGGAGAATCTCCATCTTTCCATCATGGAGCTGCAGGAGGGACgaataaaaaaggaaaggagaagATAGGGGAATCGGCTGGACAGACTGCGGAAAATCAGGGTTCCCATGCAATTTCTGTGCCTGACGTGGGAGACACAAATTCTATCGAGGTGGAGGGAGCTGGAAACGGAAAGAAAGACCAAGATAGTGGGCCAAAAAAGAAAGTTCAGATGGGCCTGAGCAACAATATGGGCCAATCCGCTGTAGACAAGACATTGGGCTTGCATGAACTTACCCCCACACCTACCCAAATGGATGTAACTCCTATCTCACAGCCGAAGATGAACGTGAATCCTCCTGCTAGTCTACGAACGTGGAAGCGCAAAGCACGGGAGGGGCTTAGTAAGACTAGCACAGGGGAGGCGGGACACCAATTGAATAAGAAGCGAAAGGAGAAGACTTCGGGTGATGAAGGAGCAACGGAGTGGGGAGACAAACGGGGGAGGATGACCGGTGTGGAGGTAGGTGGCAATAACAAAGTGAGGGCGGTGGCTGAATTTCAGCCCCGCCACCAACAATGA